A genomic stretch from Lathyrus oleraceus cultivar Zhongwan6 chromosome 2, CAAS_Psat_ZW6_1.0, whole genome shotgun sequence includes:
- the LOC127122037 gene encoding uncharacterized protein LOC127122037 gives MNPPEFHGGLNPLKAQEWITGMERIFQVVHCSEENKVVFASHMMKGPAVRWWESASTLMTNQGIPRDWEHFKTVFLDKYFPSSLRTQKEFEFQQLRQGAMSVAAYAEKFEDMAAYSRQAAYAPDERWKIDQFLFGLRGEISHSVSQREFTSYAELLRQCYVAENSLKKVQEERDQYRSGQRDQGRPGYQFRPRSQAFKGKQVLHARPNQPPQCQVCKKYHLGKCTVSGIRCFTCHKEGHMSMECPQNKNQIQGRSAGRVYTLDARKAKSNNALIAGTCFINNHPCFVLFDCGATHSFVSIRCMKRLGLQAIPLSPPMVVTTAMDDAVETPLICENCSLSVNGRVFQIDLICLPLKKVDVVLGMDWLSANSVFIGCEEKLIIIPSSEATPKDVLTTILEGTVGMVNLVDDSQQKIS, from the coding sequence ATGAATCCCCCAGAATTCCATGGTGGGCTGAATCCTTTGAAGGCTCAGGAGTGGATAACCGGCATGGAAAGGATTTTTCAGGTAGTGCATTGTAGTGAAGAAAATAAGGTTGTGTTTGCTTCTCATATGATGAAGGGTCCAGCTGTAAGATGGTGGGAGAGTGCTTCAACTCTTATGACCAATCAAGGAATACCTAGAGATTGGGAGCATTTTAAGACTGTTTTCTTGGATAAGTACTTTCCTAGTTCTTTGAGGACTCAGAaagagtttgaatttcaacaGCTCAGGCAGGGAGCTATGTCAGTAGCTGCGTATGCTGAAAAGTTCGAAGATATGGCTGCGTATTCTAGACAAGCCGCGTACGCTCCTGATGAGAGGTGGAAGATTGATCAGTTTCTTTTTGGTTTGAGGGGTGAAATTTCTCATAGTGTTTCTCAAAGGGAATTCACTTCTTATGCTGAACTATTAAGACAATGTTATGTGGCTGAGAACAGTTTGAAGAAGGTTCAGGAAGAAAGGGATCAGTACAGGAGTGGGCAGAGAGACCAAGGAAGGCCAGGATATCAGTTCAGGCCTAGATCCCAGGCTTTCAAGGGGAAACAGGTGCTACATGCAAGACCTAACCAACCTCCTCAATGTCAAGTATGTAAGAAGTATCATCTTGGAAAATGTACTGTAAGTGGAATTAGGTGTTTTACATGTCACAAGGAGGGACACATGTCTATGGAATGCCCTCAGAATAAGAATCAGATACAGGGGAGGAGCGCTGGTCGAGTTTATACTTTGGATGCAAGGAAGGCTAAGAGCAACAATGCCTTAATTGCTGGTACGTGTTTCATCAATAATCATCCTTGTTTTGTATTGTTTGACTGTGGGGCGACACACTCTTTTGTATCAATTCGGTGCATGAAGCGTCTTGGCTTGCAAGCAATTCCCTTGTCTCCTCCTATGGTGGTTACTACCGCCATGGATGATGCGGTTGAGACACcgttgatttgtgaaaattgttcgCTCTCGGTGAATGGTAGAGTTTTTCAGATTGATCTTATTTGTTTACCACTTAAGAAGGTTGATGTTGTTTTGGGGATGGATTGGCTTTCTGCCAACTCGGTGTTTATTGGTTGTGAAGAGAAGTTGATTATCATTCCATCTAGTGAAGCTACTCCAAAGGATGTGTTAACTACAATCTTGGAAGGTACGGTTGGCATGGTTAATTTAGTTGATGATAGCCAACAAAAGATAAGCTAA